The genomic DNA GAATTACGCCTATGAAGCCAAGGTTGAAATCAGCGAAGCCCTGGGCGAGGTCACCCAGGTCTATTTCGCCAAGTCCGATCCGAACAGTGATCCGGTGATCGCTAAACTGCCGGGCATCCACCGCAATGTGCGCGGCAATCTGCTGCGCATGACCGCTGATCCTGCGAAACTGCACCTGTTCAGCAACGGCAGGTCCTTGCTCTATCGCTAAAGCATTGTTTTAAAGGCGAGCGACCGGATCGTCCGTCGTCACAGCGATGCGGCAAATTTCGCGATTGCCTGCTGATAGGCCGAAGACGCATTCCATTCTTTCAGCACGCCAAAATTACGTGTGCCCGGACCGTAGGGCTGCCCTGGTTTCCAGCCATAGGAACGCAGATAATTGGCTGTCGAGGCCAGCACATCGGGGACCGAGCCGATGAGATCGCGGCGGCCATCACCGTCATAATCAATGCCGAATTTGACATAATTCTTGGCCATGAACTGGGTCTGGCCGATTTCTCCGTGACGTGCGCCGCGCATCTGGCCTCGATCAATCCAGCCCTTGTCAATGATCTGCAGGGCCGCCATCAGATTGGGTTTGAAAAATCCAGAGCGCCGGCAGTCATGGGTCAGCGAGGCCAGTGATGTGACAATATCGTATTTGCCGGTATAGCCGCCAAATCCGGTTTCCATGCCCCAGATCGTAACAAGGATTTCTTTCGGCACACCATATTGATTTTCAATGTTGCCGAGAAGTCTGGCATTCTGCTTCAGCCGGCTGCGCGTGGGACCGAGCAGGCCTTTGGTCTTCTTTGCATAGAAGCTGGCAAAATTTGTATCTGCATGTTTGAAACTGCGACTGACGCTGCGATCATATTTGATAACGCCGGGCGAATATTCGGTAGAGGCCAGTGCTGCCAGACCACGCTGACCGATTCCGGCAGCTTGGGCTTCTCTGGCGAAATCCCGTTTGAACGTGTCAAATCCGGCACCATTATTGCTGCACACGGCAGCCTGAGCGGAACCGGAGATCAGCGCCAACGAGAACGCGCCAACGAGAATGCCGAATTTTCTATGCATCAAAGCCTCATCAAATTTCTGATTCTATTGCAGAATCTTATTAAAAAAACGGGGCAGACGATAGAGTCGCGCACCCCGTGATGAGCAAAAAACAGCTAAAATCCGGCATTTGTGTGATTAACATTGCCGTTTTTGTTGTTGGACTTTCACGCGATAGAAGCATTCAGGGGGAAGCATTCAGGGGCAGCCCGGCTTTCTCACCACTTGCTTCAGCAACATCTGCAGACAGGGTGTTCACATGGACTTCCAGATCTCTTTGATTTCCGGCCAGGCAGCTTGTCCCGCCTGCTGTGTCTGTTGGGCGAGTTGTGGCGGGATCAGACTTCCAATTGCAGTCTGGTAGCTGGGTCGCGCCTGGCTGGCACGCAGCCAGGTCTCAATTGCCGGATAGCGTTCCGACCAAAGCCCGCTCAGGCCCAATCGGTCGAGCCGGTCAACATAGGCGATCAGTGCAATGTCGGACAGGCCGTATCTGCCATCCGTCAGCCAATCCGATTTTTCCAAATTCCGCGCCATATCCTCGAACATCCGCAGCAGCGTGAACAGGGCACCAGCGACGTAGGGAGATTTCACGCCATTACTATACAGATCCAGACGTTTGGACCGGATTTGCGGGTTGGGAAATTTTGCAATACGAGCCCGAACTTCCTCCGGCGTGCTGTCTTGAAGCTGTTTTTGGCGCATCAGCGTGGCAAAGGTCACAGAATTGATCGCCGCATGTATATCAATTGTCCGTATCAGCCACAGATGCACTGCGGCAAGGGCCTGTGGCGCAGTGGGAGCGAGCGGATTGGCAGCACTCAACTGGTCGAGATATTCTGCAATGACACTGGATTCGCGCAGCACCAGCCCATCATCAACAAGGGTTGGAACCACACCTTCAGGGTTCAACAACAGATAGTCAGGTTCGTACTGTTCACCCTTCGCCAGTTCCAGATGCACGCTCTCCCACTGCAATTGCTTTTCAGCCAGTGTGACACGGACCTTCTGCGAACAGACGCTATTGTTGTTATGATAAAGCTTCACCAGCGCAATCTCCCGTTTGTGTCCCGGCTAAAACGGCAACACAATTGACATTTAATGAAAATCCACGATACGATACAAGTGTACCACGAAGCAGTCAACCTGCGGCCAAGTGGCCATGGGGGAGGGACCTTCTGCGGGAGTACAGTGGAGGAAAATATGCTAATCAGATCAATACTGAAATTCGCACTTGCGCTGGCCATCAGCGCCGTACCCATCTCGGCGGTCTCCGCCCAGAAACTCAAAGTTTCGAGTTTCCTGCCGCCCAATCACACTTTTCACAAGATGCTGGACATGTGGTCGGCCGAAATGAGCGAGAAATCCAATGGCGAGTTGTCACTGGAAGTCTTCACATCGGGCCAGCTTGGTCCACCTCCGCGCCAGTTTGAACTTGTCGCTGCGGGCGCTGCCGATCTGGCCATCATTCTTCATGGCGCAACACCGGGCCGTTTCCCTGTCACGGAACTGGCCGGGCTGCCGCTCAGCTTTCCATCCAAGGGCGATAACAGCGCCATCACATCGCGCCGTCTGACAGAACTTGCGCCGGAATTTCTGGCCGAAGAGCATGCTGGCACAAAGATCATGTGGATGGCGGTCACACCGCCCTTGAAAATTCACTCCGCAAACGCGGATTTGAGTGTGCTTGAGAATATCAAGGGTCAGCGCATCCGCTATGCCGGAGCGATCTGGCAGCAGGTGATCGAAAAGCTGGATGCTGTGCCAATGGCAATTCCGCCTGCACAATCTGCAGACAGTATGTCCAAAGGTGTTGCTGATGCAGCTTCATTCCCGTTTGAAGCGACCAAGGCATTCGACATGGCTTCTATCGTCAAATACTCGCTTGAGCCGGGTATAGCGTCGGCCACCTTTGCCGTCGTCATGAATGAAAATACCTACAACAGCCTCAGCCCGGAAATGCGCAAGATCATTGACGAGACGACCGGTCCGGACCGCGGTGAAGCCTTCGGCAAGATGTGGGACGAAGGCGAAGCGGAAGCACGCGCCTATATGGAAAGTGGCGGCGTTGAGATTGTGCAGCTGTCTGATGCCGAACGGGCGAAACTGGAAACTCTGGTTGCTCCCATAGTGGAAAGTTTTACCTCAGCCGTCGATGCTGCGGGTAAACCCGGCAGTGCATTCGTGGAAGCCTACACGAAGTAGATCTGTTTGGGCCGGGTATCGCCCTCAGATGCCCGGCCTCCAACATTTTTGGCACCGCGCCGCAAGCAGCCAGCAGGGATTGAACCGATGCCGCCCAACAGCCGTTTCAGGCGTCTGTCGCAGTTTATTTTTGAATTGCAACTGAAGCTGTCAATGCTTGCCCTGTTTGCAATGATGCTGATCATCGTCGCCGACGTGTTCATGCGCTACGCTTTCAACGCACCCATTCGCGGCACCTATGATCTGGTCGGGATTCTGCTGGTCATCATGGTGTTCTTTGGCCTGGCCCGTGTCATTGCGGACCGTGCCGAAATCACCATTGATATTGTCGACGGATGGCTCCCGGCGGCAGCGGTGCGGCTGTTGATGGGTCTTGCGGCTTTTGTCGCACTTGGGGTGCTGGTGTTCTTCTTCTGGTCGATGATAGGACCGATGACCAGCGCCTACAATTATGGTGACCGCTCTCTGGAACTCAATCTTCCCGTATGGCTGATCTGGGTGCTGTCCCTGATCGGCCTCAGCGGAGCAATCCTTGCCGCAGCTTTGACTGCGTTTTCTCCCGGGACTGCCACACCGGTCGATAACAGGGACGCAGCACAATGAGCATCCCGGTTATGGGTCTGTTGTTCATGTTGCTGCTGTTCGGCCTTTTGCTGCTGCGCCAGCCGGTGTGGCTGGCCCTGGCGCTGTGCGGCATTGTCGGTAACGTGTTGCTGTCAAATGTCACAGTGGCAAAACTGGTGGCCGGCACCACAATTTTCGACATTGCCTCAAGCTATGGCTTGTCGGTTGTGCCGCTGTTCATTCTGATGGGCGAAATCGCCTCCAAATCCAGATTGTCGGCGGATCTGTTCAAAGCCGCCCGTGTTGTCCTGTCCGGCATGCGCGGCGGTCTGGCGGTCGCCACAATTTGTGCATCCGGTGCCTTTGGCGCGATTTGCGGCTCATCCATTGCAACCGCTGCGACAATGACCCGGATTGCCATGCCGGAAATGCGCCGCGCCGGTTATGACGAAGGCATTGCAGCCGCATCTGTGGCATCCGGCGGCACTTTGGGAATTCTCATTCCGCCCTCCATTATCCTTGTGATCTACGGCTCGATTGCCGAAGTCTCAGTGCCCAAACTGTTCGCCGCATCCCTGTTCCCCGGGCTTATTCTGCTTGTCCTTTATGCCATTGTTGCCCTGGTCGTCGCCGCCCGGTCTCCGGACCGGGTGCCGCTCGATTCCAGCGCGAGCATGGCAGAGCGTTTCAAAGCGCTGCGTCAGCCATGGCAGTTCATCGTGTTGTTCGCCGCAACGATCGGCGGCATCTATCTGGGCGTCTTCAGCCCCAATGAAGCCGCTGCGGTCGGCGCGTTTGGTGCCATTGTGCTGGGATTTGCCACAGGAAATCTGACATTTGAGCGCCTCACCGAAGCTGTGCGCGTATCGGTGATCACATCCGCCGTGCTGTTCATGATCATCATTGGTGCCACGATTTTTGCAAATTTCGTTGTTCAGACCCGCCTGCCGGAACTGCTTCTGGCGAGCGCACGGGATTTTGGCCTTCAACCATGGGCGGTCGTGACCATCATCATTCTGCTCTATGTGGTCATGGGATGCTTTCTGGAAGGCATCGGCATGATGCTGATCACTGTACCGGTCTTTCTTCCGGTCATCATTGGCTACGGCTATGATCCGATCTGGTTCGGTGTTCTTGTTGTCGTTGTCGTCGAGCTGGGTCTGATTACGCCTCCGGTGGGGATGAATCTGTTTATCATTCAAGCGCAGATTCCGGGCACCAGTATCCGCACACTTTATCGCGGAATACTGCCGTTTTTGATTGCCCCGCTGATCCTGATCGCTATCCTGTTCGCGCTTCCGCAATTGACACTCTGGCTTCCATCCATCCTCTATTAGCGAAACCGCCATGCCCTCAAGAACTGTTCTGATATATGATCGAAACGCCGACTGGTACGCTGAACAGCTTGCTAAGCTTTGCCCCGGTTACCGGTTTGTCACAGCGACCAGCGCGGACGACGCCATGAAGCTGGCAGGTGAGGCGGAGATTCTCATGGCACTTGCGCCGGCGATCAAGCGCGATTTGATCGCCGCCATGCCGAAGCTGCAATGGGTTCAGGCCCTGACAACGGGCGTTGATAATCTTGTCGCCATGGCAGAGCTGTCGCCCAAGGTGACACTGACGAATTGCAGCGGATTTCATGGACCGCAAATGTCGGAACTGGCGCTGTTGCTGATGCTCTCGCTGGCGCGCAATTTTCCGGCAATGCTGGACAACCAGCAGGCCGCAAAATGGGAAAGATGGCCGCAGCCCCTGCTGACCGGGAAAACCGCCTGCCTTGTCGGCCTGGGCAGCATTGCCGAAACGCTGGCAAAACGCTGTGTCGCGCTGGATATGCGCCTTACCGGCGTTTCCAATGGCCGCTCCCGACTCGACGGATTTGACCATATCTACAAACGCGACGAGATCGGCAGCGCCGCGCGTGATGCGGATTTTCTTGTTATCATCGTACCTTATTCCAGTGAAACCCATCACATCATCAATGCCGAAACGCTTGATGTCATGAAGCGGTCCGCCTTCCTGATCAATATTTCACGCGGCGGTTGTGTCGACGAGCGCGCTTTGCTGTCGGCCCTCGACAGCGGAAAGCTTGCCGGTGCCGGCATGGATGTCTTCGAGACCGAACCTTTGCCCGCCCAAAGCCCGCTCTGGCACCATCCGAAGATCATCGTGACACCACACATCGGCGGCATGGCGGATATTTATCATCAGCAGGCTCTGCCGATTGTCGCCGAAAATTTCAGCCGCTATGGACGTGACGGCGCTGATGGTCTGGCCGGAAAATTTGACCGTTAACTTGCTCCAGAAGGCAAAACCACGAGGATAATACCGTGAAACTGCGCTCTCCGATTACCGATGCAGAACTGCAGCGCCGCTGGACTGAAGTTGCCACGGCCATGAAGGATCAGGATATTGATGCATTGGTGATGCAGAACACCAGCGACTGGGTGGGCGGCTATGTCCGCTGGTTCAGCGATATACCCGCTTGCAATGGCTATCCCAGAACCCTGGTTTTTTACCGCGATCAACCCATGACAATCATCGAGATGGGCGCGTTTGACGTGGTGCGGGACCTGGCCGGCAAGGACGAGATACACCGCGGTGTCGGGCGCATGGTTCACACCCCGTCCTTCACCTCCATCGGTTACACCAACACCTATGATGCCGCGCTTCTGGTAGCTGAATTGCAACGCACCAAACCGGCAAAGGTCGGATGGCTGACACCCGGTGCGCTACCGTTCAGCCTGATTGATTGTGTGCAGAACATGCTGGACCGGCCGGAACTGGTCGATGCCACCGATCTGGTTGACACGATCAAGGCGATCAAGAGCCCTGAAGAGATTGAACTCATTCACCGCACGGCGCAGTTGCAGGACCGGGTGTTCGCGGAAGTGTGCGATTTTCTGCGTCCCGGCGTAACAGATATTGATGTCGCCAATCACGCCCAGGCTGCCGCGCACCGGCTCGGCAGCGATCAGGGGATTTTCCTTGGAACCTCTGCGCCGCTTGGCCGCTCCTCGCGTTTTGCAGGCCGCGCATTCCAGGGGCGCACCATTGAGACGGGCGATCATTTTTCCCTGCTGATCGAGGTCAACGGACCCGGCGGCGTCTATCTGGAAATTGCACGGACCATGGTTCTTGGCACGGCCAGTGATCATCTGTTGCAGGCCTTTGACCATGTCCGCAAGGCCCAGGATCACACTTTGTCGCTGATGCGGCCCGGAGCAGATCCTGCCAGCGTGGCAGCAGCTCACGATGCCTGGATGCGGGATCACGATCTGCCGCCTGAAACCCGGCTTTACGCGCATGGCCAGGGTGTCGACATGGTCGAGCGCCCGATGATCCGCAAGGATGAAACCATGCCGCTGGCCAGGGATATGTGTTTTGCGGTTCATCCGGGTTTTGACGATGGCCAGGTGTTTGCGGTGATCTGCGACAATTACATGATTGAGGCGGACGGTCCGGGTGCCTGCCTGCACAACACCGACAAGAAGATTTTTCAACTCTGATCATCAGAATACGCACTGCACTGAAGGGCCAAGAATATGAACAATGCAAACGGACACAGGAAAATAGCCATTGAAGAGCATTTCATGGCACCGGATTTTGTCGATTACTGGTCAAAGACCGCGATTAATATCAGTCCGGCAATGTTCGGCAAAGCCCGTGACGCGCTGCAGGATTTCGGTGAGGCGCGCCTCGCCAATATGGACCGCAACAACATTGAAAAGGCGGTGCTGTCTTTGGCCGGACCCGGCGTGCAGGCGGAACCGCAAACGGTCACTGCGGTGCGCATGGCGCGGCGCTGCAATGAATTTCTCGCAGAGCAAATCAGCAAGCGGCCGGAGCGCTATGCAGGTTTCGCCCATCTTGCCATGCAGGACCCGGCGGAAGCTGCATCGGAACTTGAGCGCTGTGTCACCGAGCTGGGTTTCTGTGGCGCGATGATCAACGGCCAGACCAATGGTGCCTATCTCGATGATGACCGGTTTTCTGTGTTCTGGGAGCGCGCCTCGGATCTGCAGGTGCCGGTCTATATCCATCCCAATAATCCGCCGGACGTACCTTACATGTATCACAACCACCCGGAATTGTTCGGCCCGGTCTGGTCATGGACGGTTGAAACCGGAAATCACGCCTTGCGGCTGCTGTTCAGCGGTGTCTTCGACCGCTATCCCGACGCCAGGCTGGTGCTCGGCCATATGGGCGAGACGCTGCCCTATCAGTTATGGCGTTTTGACAGCCGCTGGGAAATCAGCAATCGCGGCGACATGACACTGGAGATGAAACCGTCGGATTATTTCCGGCGCAATATATATGCCACCACTGCAGGGGTGTGTTCCGATCAACCGCTGCGCTGCGCCATCGATGCCATGGGCGCGGACCGTGTGATGTTCTCCGTGGATTATCCGTTTGAAAAAGCAGATGACGCAGGATCGTGGATCGAGAACGCGCCCCTGTCTGACGAGGAGCGCGATCTGGTGTGTTACCGCAATGCCAAGACCCTGCTGCGGCTATGAGCCTTATGCCGTTTTTCGGATAAAGGTGCCGGCGTTCAACTCATTGACCGCCTGCATCAGTTCCTGCCGTGTATTCATGACGATGGGGCCGTGCCAGGCCACCGGTTCCTGAATTGGAGTGCCTGACACCAGCAGAAAGCGAATGCCCTCGTCACCGGCCTGAACAGTAATTTCATCACCGCTGCCAAACAGCACCAAAGAGCGGTTGCCTGTCTGGTCCCGGATCAGCAGCTCTTCGCCATTGGCTTCCTTTTCAGTGAGAACGCCAAACGGTTTGGACGCATCGCGAAATGTGCCGGAACCTTCAAAAATATAGGCGAAGGCTTTCTGCCGTGTGCTCACCGGCAGGGTGCGTTTGCGGCCAGCCGGCACGAACACATCAAGATAGCGCGGTTCGGCAGCAATGCCATCAACCGGGCCTTTGCGGTCCCACAATTCTCCGCAGATGATTTTCACCTCGGTGCCATCATCCTCCTGCAGCAGCGGGATTTCGCTGGCCTCGACATCCTGATAACGCGGATCGGTCATTTTCAGCTTGCGCGGCAGATTTGCCCACAGCTGAAAGCCGTGCATCTTGCCCTTGGCGTCGCCTTCCGGCATTTCCTGATGCAGAATACCGCTGCCGGCCGTCATCCACTGCACATCGCCGGCCTGAAGCGAGCCCTTATTGCCCAGGCTGTCGGCATGTTCAACACTGCCCGATAGAATATAGGTGATGGTTTCGATACCGCGATGCGGATGCCAGGGAAATCCGCGCATGTAATCCTGCGGCTTGTCATTGCGGAAATCATCCAGCAGCAGAAACGGATCCGCCATCTCCGGGTCGCCAAATCCGAAGGCGCGATGCAGCTTGACACCGGCACCCTCCATGGTTGGCTGGGCCTGAATAATCTGATTGACCGGGCGAATGGACATGACAATGCTCCTGAATTGTTCACAACACATATAATGCCACGCAACCCGCATGCCATGTGTTGAACAGTGTGTTTATATTTTAACCGCTGCCAGTTCCCCGCCATTTCCCTGCCAGATCGACACTGGAACATTCAGGGGAAATATGAACCGATTGAGGACGGATTAATTGGCATTCACAACGGGAAAGCCCTATATTCTGTAAAATGTGTAAGTGATGCTATTTCGGCACGGTATATGGTGACCTTTGCCTGCCGATCTGGTAACAACCTCCCAAATAGCGCTGAATTGTGGCCTGATGGCCTGTTTGGCGTGTCGAAAATCAGTCTGACCGGCCAACCCGATTCAGATTTAAGAATTGTTTTAGATAAGGAATCCTATGGCTAAGGAAGAAGTCCTTGAGTTTCCCGGTGTGGTCACCGAGTTACTGCCCAACGCGATGTTTCGCGTGAAATTGGAAAATGACCACGAAATAATCGCCCATACGGCTGGCCGCATGCGCAAGAACCGCATTCGTGTGCTCGCAGGCGACAAGATTCTGGTGGAAATGACGCCTTACGACCTGACCAAAGGGCGCATCACCTACCGCTTTAAGTAAACAGACGACGTCCTTGGCGTCAGTGCCCGCGGGTAATCAGTAAAATGGCCGCCAAACCCACCCCGAAATTGGTTCTTGCCTCTTCGTCGCCGCGCCGGCTTGCGCTGTTGCAGCAGGTCGGCCTGCAGCCGGACCGCCTGCAGCCGGTTGATCTGGATGAAACTCCGCGTCGCCGCGAAAGCCCGCGTGCCCTGGCCGGTCGGCTTGCCTGTGCCAAGGCGCAGGTCGCCCGCGATACGCTGGTGGCCCATGCCAGATCGATGGATGCCAGGAAGGGCGAACACGCGGATATGGCACCGAAAACCGACCGCTACGATGACGCCTTTGTGCTCGGCGCGGATACGGTGGTGGCGATCGGACAGCGCATCCTGCCGAAAACCGAAACCGTCAATGAAGCCGTTGAGGCTCTGGAGCGTCTGTCAGGCCGGGCGCACAGAGTGTATACCGGCGTCGCCTTCATCACCCCGCGCGGCGGTATGCGCAAACGGCTGGTTGAAACCAAGGTGCGTTTCAAAAAACTCTCGCGCATGGAAATCGATGCCTATCTGGCGTCCGAGGAATGGCGCGGGAAAGCCGGCGGTTATGCCATTCAGGGTCTGGCCGCTGCCTTTGTCACCAGCCTGCAGGGCTCTTATACCGGTGTGGTCGGCCTGCCGCTGTTTGAGACCGTTTCGCTGCT from Pararhizobium sp. IMCC3301 includes the following:
- a CDS encoding D-2-hydroxyacid dehydrogenase, which codes for MPSRTVLIYDRNADWYAEQLAKLCPGYRFVTATSADDAMKLAGEAEILMALAPAIKRDLIAAMPKLQWVQALTTGVDNLVAMAELSPKVTLTNCSGFHGPQMSELALLLMLSLARNFPAMLDNQQAAKWERWPQPLLTGKTACLVGLGSIAETLAKRCVALDMRLTGVSNGRSRLDGFDHIYKRDEIGSAARDADFLVIIVPYSSETHHIINAETLDVMKRSAFLINISRGGCVDERALLSALDSGKLAGAGMDVFETEPLPAQSPLWHHPKIIVTPHIGGMADIYHQQALPIVAENFSRYGRDGADGLAGKFDR
- a CDS encoding pirin family protein, with translation MSIRPVNQIIQAQPTMEGAGVKLHRAFGFGDPEMADPFLLLDDFRNDKPQDYMRGFPWHPHRGIETITYILSGSVEHADSLGNKGSLQAGDVQWMTAGSGILHQEMPEGDAKGKMHGFQLWANLPRKLKMTDPRYQDVEASEIPLLQEDDGTEVKIICGELWDRKGPVDGIAAEPRYLDVFVPAGRKRTLPVSTRQKAFAYIFEGSGTFRDASKPFGVLTEKEANGEELLIRDQTGNRSLVLFGSGDEITVQAGDEGIRFLLVSGTPIQEPVAWHGPIVMNTRQELMQAVNELNAGTFIRKTA
- the infA gene encoding translation initiation factor IF-1, encoding MAKEEVLEFPGVVTELLPNAMFRVKLENDHEIIAHTAGRMRKNRIRVLAGDKILVEMTPYDLTKGRITYRFK
- a CDS encoding glutathione S-transferase family protein, encoding MKLYHNNNSVCSQKVRVTLAEKQLQWESVHLELAKGEQYEPDYLLLNPEGVVPTLVDDGLVLRESSVIAEYLDQLSAANPLAPTAPQALAAVHLWLIRTIDIHAAINSVTFATLMRQKQLQDSTPEEVRARIAKFPNPQIRSKRLDLYSNGVKSPYVAGALFTLLRMFEDMARNLEKSDWLTDGRYGLSDIALIAYVDRLDRLGLSGLWSERYPAIETWLRASQARPSYQTAIGSLIPPQLAQQTQQAGQAAWPEIKEIWKSM
- a CDS encoding Maf family nucleotide pyrophosphatase, whose protein sequence is MAAKPTPKLVLASSSPRRLALLQQVGLQPDRLQPVDLDETPRRRESPRALAGRLACAKAQVARDTLVAHARSMDARKGEHADMAPKTDRYDDAFVLGADTVVAIGQRILPKTETVNEAVEALERLSGRAHRVYTGVAFITPRGGMRKRLVETKVRFKKLSRMEIDAYLASEEWRGKAGGYAIQGLAAAFVTSLQGSYTGVVGLPLFETVSLLQGEGFPVVLNWLNHE
- a CDS encoding TRAP transporter large permease: MSIPVMGLLFMLLLFGLLLLRQPVWLALALCGIVGNVLLSNVTVAKLVAGTTIFDIASSYGLSVVPLFILMGEIASKSRLSADLFKAARVVLSGMRGGLAVATICASGAFGAICGSSIATAATMTRIAMPEMRRAGYDEGIAAASVASGGTLGILIPPSIILVIYGSIAEVSVPKLFAASLFPGLILLVLYAIVALVVAARSPDRVPLDSSASMAERFKALRQPWQFIVLFAATIGGIYLGVFSPNEAAAVGAFGAIVLGFATGNLTFERLTEAVRVSVITSAVLFMIIIGATIFANFVVQTRLPELLLASARDFGLQPWAVVTIIILLYVVMGCFLEGIGMMLITVPVFLPVIIGYGYDPIWFGVLVVVVVELGLITPPVGMNLFIIQAQIPGTSIRTLYRGILPFLIAPLILIAILFALPQLTLWLPSILY
- a CDS encoding TRAP transporter substrate-binding protein; this encodes MLIRSILKFALALAISAVPISAVSAQKLKVSSFLPPNHTFHKMLDMWSAEMSEKSNGELSLEVFTSGQLGPPPRQFELVAAGAADLAIILHGATPGRFPVTELAGLPLSFPSKGDNSAITSRRLTELAPEFLAEEHAGTKIMWMAVTPPLKIHSANADLSVLENIKGQRIRYAGAIWQQVIEKLDAVPMAIPPAQSADSMSKGVADAASFPFEATKAFDMASIVKYSLEPGIASATFAVVMNENTYNSLSPEMRKIIDETTGPDRGEAFGKMWDEGEAEARAYMESGGVEIVQLSDAERAKLETLVAPIVESFTSAVDAAGKPGSAFVEAYTK
- a CDS encoding Xaa-Pro peptidase family protein, which translates into the protein MKLRSPITDAELQRRWTEVATAMKDQDIDALVMQNTSDWVGGYVRWFSDIPACNGYPRTLVFYRDQPMTIIEMGAFDVVRDLAGKDEIHRGVGRMVHTPSFTSIGYTNTYDAALLVAELQRTKPAKVGWLTPGALPFSLIDCVQNMLDRPELVDATDLVDTIKAIKSPEEIELIHRTAQLQDRVFAEVCDFLRPGVTDIDVANHAQAAAHRLGSDQGIFLGTSAPLGRSSRFAGRAFQGRTIETGDHFSLLIEVNGPGGVYLEIARTMVLGTASDHLLQAFDHVRKAQDHTLSLMRPGADPASVAAAHDAWMRDHDLPPETRLYAHGQGVDMVERPMIRKDETMPLARDMCFAVHPGFDDGQVFAVICDNYMIEADGPGACLHNTDKKIFQL
- a CDS encoding lytic transglycosylase domain-containing protein, with protein sequence MHRKFGILVGAFSLALISGSAQAAVCSNNGAGFDTFKRDFAREAQAAGIGQRGLAALASTEYSPGVIKYDRSVSRSFKHADTNFASFYAKKTKGLLGPTRSRLKQNARLLGNIENQYGVPKEILVTIWGMETGFGGYTGKYDIVTSLASLTHDCRRSGFFKPNLMAALQIIDKGWIDRGQMRGARHGEIGQTQFMAKNYVKFGIDYDGDGRRDLIGSVPDVLASTANYLRSYGWKPGQPYGPGTRNFGVLKEWNASSAYQQAIAKFAASL
- a CDS encoding TRAP transporter small permease, whose product is MPPNSRFRRLSQFIFELQLKLSMLALFAMMLIIVADVFMRYAFNAPIRGTYDLVGILLVIMVFFGLARVIADRAEITIDIVDGWLPAAAVRLLMGLAAFVALGVLVFFFWSMIGPMTSAYNYGDRSLELNLPVWLIWVLSLIGLSGAILAAALTAFSPGTATPVDNRDAAQ
- a CDS encoding amidohydrolase family protein encodes the protein MNNANGHRKIAIEEHFMAPDFVDYWSKTAINISPAMFGKARDALQDFGEARLANMDRNNIEKAVLSLAGPGVQAEPQTVTAVRMARRCNEFLAEQISKRPERYAGFAHLAMQDPAEAASELERCVTELGFCGAMINGQTNGAYLDDDRFSVFWERASDLQVPVYIHPNNPPDVPYMYHNHPELFGPVWSWTVETGNHALRLLFSGVFDRYPDARLVLGHMGETLPYQLWRFDSRWEISNRGDMTLEMKPSDYFRRNIYATTAGVCSDQPLRCAIDAMGADRVMFSVDYPFEKADDAGSWIENAPLSDEERDLVCYRNAKTLLRL